One Actinoplanes missouriensis 431 DNA segment encodes these proteins:
- a CDS encoding PLD nuclease N-terminal domain-containing protein — protein MVRLFILLAAAALVLLILALISGLSADRVRHLPRAVWVLVILLIPIAGPVAYFAWGRPVAARRAPARPSSPDDDPEFLRSMNVEQSRREREMLANWERELNQSGESQTAEKHDEEQPDGEQKDEKKP, from the coding sequence ATGGTCCGGTTGTTCATCCTCTTGGCCGCGGCGGCGCTCGTCCTGCTGATCCTCGCGCTGATCAGCGGTCTCTCCGCGGATCGCGTCCGCCACCTGCCGCGCGCGGTCTGGGTTCTGGTGATCCTTCTCATCCCGATCGCCGGTCCGGTCGCCTATTTCGCCTGGGGCCGTCCGGTCGCCGCCCGCCGCGCGCCGGCCCGCCCCTCGTCACCGGATGACGACCCGGAGTTCCTGCGTTCGATGAATGTCGAGCAGTCCCGCCGGGAGCGCGAGATGCTGGCGAACTGGGAGCGGGAGCTGAACCAGTCCGGGGAGAGCCAGACCGCCGAGAAGCACGACGAGGAACAGCCGGATGGCGAACAAAAAGACGAAAAGAAGCCCTAG
- a CDS encoding acetolactate synthase yields MGETIEGHGGELALAALRAHGITEMFTLSGGHVFPLYAAAHDAGFGVYDVRHEQSAVFAAEAVAKLRRRPGLAVLTAGPGVTNGISAVTSAHFNGSPVLVLGGRAPAFRWGSGSLQEIDHVPLVTPITRYAATVPATASIPGEIAAALTAALTPHRGPAFLDLPLEVIFSTAEAPRPGELAIAVTEADPDDVATAAELLATAQRPVIVAGSDVWSLGAVDELRHAAEELNVPVFTNGMGRGVLPPGHPLAFARARRPALAEADVVAVIGTPLDFRLGFGDFGAARVVHVVAAPEQRATHLTPAAAPAGDLCRTLTALAAWTGRRADHAEWVAGLRAAEDAGKARDAAETAAETDPIRPARVYGELRRILEPDAVTIGDGGDFVSYAGRYLEPSRPGTWLDPGPYGCLGTGLGYAMGARVVHPDRQICVLMGDGAAGFSLMDAESLVRQNLPVVIVVGNNGIWGLEKHPMRAMYGYDVAADLTPGLRYDEVVRALGGAGETVEKAGEIGPALRRAFAAGVPYLVNVLTDPADAYPRSSNLA; encoded by the coding sequence ATGGGCGAGACGATCGAGGGGCACGGCGGCGAGCTGGCGCTGGCGGCGCTGCGGGCACACGGGATCACCGAGATGTTCACGCTCTCCGGCGGGCACGTCTTCCCCCTGTACGCGGCCGCGCACGACGCCGGTTTCGGCGTCTACGACGTGCGCCACGAGCAGTCCGCGGTCTTCGCCGCCGAGGCGGTGGCGAAACTGCGGCGCCGTCCCGGGCTCGCCGTGCTGACCGCCGGTCCCGGTGTGACGAACGGCATCTCCGCCGTGACCAGCGCCCACTTCAACGGCTCGCCGGTGCTGGTGCTCGGCGGGCGCGCGCCGGCCTTCCGCTGGGGCTCCGGCAGCCTCCAGGAGATCGATCACGTCCCGCTGGTCACGCCGATCACCCGGTACGCCGCGACGGTCCCGGCCACCGCGTCGATCCCCGGTGAGATCGCCGCCGCGCTGACCGCCGCGCTCACCCCGCACCGCGGGCCGGCGTTCCTCGACCTCCCGCTCGAAGTGATCTTCTCAACAGCGGAGGCGCCGCGGCCGGGGGAGCTCGCGATCGCGGTCACCGAAGCCGACCCGGACGACGTGGCCACCGCCGCCGAGCTGCTCGCCACCGCGCAGCGGCCGGTGATCGTGGCCGGCTCGGACGTCTGGAGCCTGGGCGCCGTCGACGAGCTCCGGCACGCCGCCGAGGAGCTGAACGTCCCGGTCTTCACCAACGGTATGGGCCGGGGCGTCCTGCCACCCGGGCATCCGCTGGCGTTCGCCCGGGCCCGCCGGCCGGCCCTGGCCGAGGCCGACGTGGTCGCGGTGATCGGCACGCCGCTCGACTTCCGGCTCGGGTTCGGCGATTTCGGTGCGGCCCGGGTGGTGCACGTCGTGGCCGCGCCGGAGCAGCGGGCCACGCATCTGACGCCTGCCGCCGCGCCCGCCGGTGACCTGTGCCGGACGCTGACCGCGCTGGCCGCCTGGACCGGCCGGCGGGCCGATCATGCGGAGTGGGTGGCCGGGCTGCGGGCCGCCGAGGACGCCGGGAAGGCCCGCGACGCCGCCGAGACGGCCGCGGAGACCGACCCGATCCGGCCGGCCCGCGTCTACGGCGAGCTGCGGCGGATCCTGGAGCCGGACGCCGTGACGATCGGGGACGGCGGGGACTTCGTCTCGTACGCGGGCCGGTACCTGGAACCGTCCCGTCCCGGCACGTGGCTGGACCCCGGACCGTACGGATGTCTCGGCACCGGGCTGGGCTACGCCATGGGCGCCCGGGTCGTCCATCCCGACCGGCAGATCTGCGTGCTGATGGGCGACGGCGCGGCCGGGTTCTCGCTGATGGACGCCGAGTCGCTGGTCCGGCAGAACCTGCCCGTGGTGATCGTGGTCGGCAACAACGGCATCTGGGGGCTGGAGAAGCACCCGATGCGCGCGATGTACGGCTATGACGTGGCCGCCGATCTGACGCCGGGGCTGCGTTACGACGAGGTGGTGCGGGCGCTCGGCGGCGCGGGCGAGACGGTGGAGAAGGCCGGCGAGATCGGGCCGGCGCTGCGTCGGGCGTTCGCGGCGGGGGTCCCGTACCTGGTGAATGTCCTCACCGACCCGGCCGACGCTTACCCCCGGAGCTCGAACCTGGCCTAG